The proteins below are encoded in one region of Bos indicus x Bos taurus breed Angus x Brahman F1 hybrid chromosome 2, Bos_hybrid_MaternalHap_v2.0, whole genome shotgun sequence:
- the CDK5R2 gene encoding cyclin-dependent kinase 5 activator 2 produces MGTVLSLSPASSAKGRRPGGLPEEKKKAPPAGDEALGGYGAPPAGKGGKGESRLKRPSVLISALTWKRLVAASAKKKKGSKKVTPKPASTGPDPLVQQRNRENLLRKGRDPPDGGGAAKPLAVPVPTVPAAAATCEPPSGSSAGVPPPGSGGGKPPPPPPPAPQAAPPVPGGSPRRVIVQASTGELLRCLGDFVCRRCYRLKELSPGELVGWFRGVDRSLLLQGWQDQAFITPANLVFVYLLCRESLRGDELASAAELQAAFLTCLYLAYSYMGNEISYPLKPFLVEPDKERFWQRCLRLIQRLSPQMLRLNADPHFFTQVFQDLKNEGEASASAGGPPNGGAPAAPSTSSSSSAARDSCATGAKHWTMNLDR; encoded by the coding sequence ATGGGCACGGTGCTGTCTCTTTCACCCGCCTCCTCGGCCAAGGGCCGGAGGCCCGGCGGGCTGCCCGAGGAGAAGAAGAAGGCGCCGCCCGCGGGAGACGAGGCGCTGGGGGGCTACGGGGCGCCGCCAGCGGGCAAGGGCGGCAAAGGCGAGAGCCGGCTCAAACGGCCGTCCGTGCTCATCTCCGCGCTCACCTGGAAGCGCCTTGTGGCCGCGTCCgccaaaaagaagaaaggcagCAAGAAGGTGACGCCCAAGCCAGCGTCCACCGGCCCCGACCCCCTGGTCCAGCAACGCAACCGCGAGAACCTTCTCCGCAAAGGTCGGGATCCCCCCGACGGCGGCGGCGCCGCCAAGCCCCTGGCGGTGCCCGTGCCCACTGTGCCCGCGGCCGCCGCCACCTGCGAGCCGCCGTCGGGGAGCAGCGCCGGCGTTCCGCCGCCAGGCTCGGGCGGAGGgaagccgccgccgccgccgcccccagcCCCGCAGGCGGCGCCGCCGGTCCCTGGTGGCTCGCCGCGGCGGGTCATCGTGCAGGCTTCAACCGGCGAGCTGCTGCGCTGCCTGGGCGACTTCGTGTGCCGGCGCTGCTACCGTCTCAAGGAGCTGAGCCCAGGCGAGCTGGTGGGCTGGTTCCGCGGAGTGGACCGCTCGCTGCTGCTGCAGGGCTGGCAAGACCAGGCCTTCATTACGCCCGCCAACCTGGTGTTCGTGTACCTGCTGTGCCGCGAGTCGCTGCGCGGGGACGAGCTGGCGTCGGCCGCCGAGCTGCAGGCCGCCTTCCTCACCTGCCTCTACCTCGCCTACTCCTACATGGGCAACGAGATCTCCTACCCGCTCAAGCCCTTCCTCGTGGAGCCCGACAAGGAGCGCTTCTGGCAACGCTGCCTGCGCCTCATCCAGCGGCTCAGCCCGCAGATGCTGCGGCTCAACGCCGACCCCCACTTCTTCACGCAGGTCTTCCAAGACCTCAAGAACGAGGGCGAGGCCTCCGCCAGCGCCGGGGGTCCACCCAACGGGGGCGCGCCCGCGgccccctccacctcctcctcctcctcggccGCCAGGGACAGCTGCGCGACTGGAGCCAAGCACTGGACTATGAACTTGGACCGCTAG